One region of Triticum aestivum cultivar Chinese Spring chromosome 6B, IWGSC CS RefSeq v2.1, whole genome shotgun sequence genomic DNA includes:
- the LOC123133460 gene encoding kinesin-like protein KIN-4C has protein sequence MSNFATIFFALPIIRCGCSPALGLRFCEFLFRDPMESSDMASQPLSDRVTPKLLLGCTDCVTVMPGEPQTGSGKTYTTGTNYTGEADRGGIFAPLMETIFRKSDAMNRHTEFLIRVSFIEKWQSLLECLFRFDKTSNGSITLAGVMEAEVKSKEDMGHMAVHLARGSLSRATESTNIHSQAR, from the exons ATGTCAAATtttgcaacaattttttttgcctTACCAATCATACGGTGTGGGTGCTCACCGGCGCTGGGGCTGAG GTTCTGCGAATTCTTGTTTAGGGATCCGATGGAGAGCTCGGATATGGCATCGCAGCCGTTGAGCGACAGGGTCACGCCGAAGCTCCTCCTTGGCTGCACGGATTGCGTCACTGTCATGCCGGGCGAGCCGCAG ACTGGATCCGGAAAGACATATACGACGGGTACCAATTATACTGGCGAAGCTGATCGTGGAGGAATATTTGCACCTCTCATGGAGACGATATTCAGGAAATCTGATGCGATGAACCGTCATACAGAGTTCTTAATTAGGGTATCCTTCATCGAG AAGTGGCAGAGCCTGCTAGAGTGCCTATTCAGATTCGACAAAACTTCAAATGGAAGCATTACACTTGCTGGCGTGATGGAGGCTGAGGTCAAGTCAaaagaagatatgggccatatggccGTGCACTTGGCACGAGGATCTTTGTCACGCGCAACTGAAAGTACAAACATACATAGCCAGGCAAGGTAA